The following proteins come from a genomic window of Maribacter sp. HTCC2170:
- a CDS encoding SRPBCC family protein yields the protein MKLYQLHSKQYLPTTAKAAWDFLSNPFNLGKITPPYMGFKILDGADKSIFPGQIIQYMVTPFPGYKTKWVTEITHAEAGKYFVDEQRFGPYSLWHHKHFINSISGGVEMEDIIDLKLPYGIIGKFGFPLIKKQLLKIFEYREQKLIEIFGKIEGRSNSLKFKSF from the coding sequence ATGAAACTATACCAATTACACTCAAAACAGTATTTACCCACAACTGCAAAAGCAGCATGGGATTTCCTATCCAATCCATTTAATCTTGGAAAAATAACACCTCCTTACATGGGCTTCAAGATTTTGGATGGAGCAGATAAGTCTATCTTTCCAGGTCAAATCATTCAATACATGGTAACCCCTTTTCCCGGTTACAAAACAAAATGGGTCACTGAAATAACGCATGCCGAAGCCGGTAAATATTTTGTTGATGAGCAGCGTTTTGGTCCATATTCGCTATGGCATCACAAACACTTCATAAATTCAATTTCCGGTGGTGTTGAAATGGAGGATATTATTGATTTAAAACTTCCTTATGGTATTATTGGCAAATTTGGATTTCCACTAATCAAAAAACAACTTCTCAAAATCTTCGAATACCGAGAACAAAAGCTCATCGAAATTTTTGGGAAAATTGAAGGACGATCAAACTCATTGAAATTCAAATCTTTTTAA
- a CDS encoding lysoplasmalogenase, producing the protein MVKSLFKPFYFVALFVIIVFADLIAGSLESMNLRHYTKPLILLSLFLYFAYNGKFLGKAVYMLMLAALFFSWLGDVMLMYDHISGSYFVLGLVFFLVAHILYIILFLQNWNRTNSNSFFVVFLLLLIYGGFLFFQMKDNLGKLQIPVAVYIIVILSMAITAFRRKEMVNRKSFVLVLLGALLFITSDSLLAINKFMTNLAYSNILVMATYAAAQYLIVKGILHQKEVSQQ; encoded by the coding sequence ATGGTTAAATCTCTCTTTAAACCATTCTATTTTGTAGCGCTCTTTGTCATAATCGTATTTGCTGACTTAATTGCGGGAAGTCTGGAATCAATGAATTTGCGGCATTATACGAAACCTCTTATTCTGCTCTCATTGTTCTTATATTTCGCTTATAATGGCAAGTTTTTGGGTAAAGCCGTTTATATGCTTATGCTGGCGGCACTCTTCTTTTCATGGTTGGGAGATGTGATGTTGATGTATGACCATATTTCTGGTTCATACTTTGTATTAGGTTTGGTGTTTTTCTTGGTTGCTCATATTTTATATATTATTCTTTTTCTTCAAAATTGGAACAGGACTAATAGCAATTCGTTCTTTGTAGTCTTTCTTTTGTTGCTTATTTACGGTGGATTCTTGTTTTTTCAGATGAAAGACAACCTTGGTAAACTTCAAATCCCGGTCGCAGTCTATATTATTGTTATTCTGTCAATGGCTATAACAGCATTTCGCAGAAAAGAAATGGTAAACCGAAAGAGTTTTGTTTTAGTTCTCTTGGGCGCTCTTCTTTTTATAACTTCTGATAGTCTTTTGGCTATAAATAAATTTATGACCAACCTGGCCTATTCCAATATTTTGGTAATGGCTACTTACGCCGCAGCTCAATATTTAATAGTAAAAGGTATACTGCATCAAAAAGAAGTTAGTCAGCAGTAA
- a CDS encoding AAA family ATPase, protein MHNFIRLKAKKIVITGGPSTGKTSVIEQLEKEGHYCLHEVIRTMTSEEKNQGEQIKMVSNPIVSVSDPMKFNTKILNARIEQYKLAQEVKEGTVFFDRGIPDVLAYMDCFDQNYGPTFSNACKSLRYNKVFLMPPWKEIHISDNERFETFEESKNIYDCLKKAYENYSYEVIIIPIGSVAERVDFVLKQVKSL, encoded by the coding sequence ATGCACAACTTTATTCGATTGAAGGCAAAAAAAATAGTAATTACAGGAGGTCCCAGTACGGGTAAAACATCGGTTATAGAGCAACTTGAAAAAGAAGGTCATTATTGTCTACATGAAGTTATTCGAACTATGACTTCTGAAGAAAAAAATCAAGGAGAACAAATTAAAATGGTCTCCAACCCCATTGTCTCTGTTTCAGATCCAATGAAATTCAATACAAAAATATTAAATGCCCGAATAGAACAATACAAGCTCGCCCAAGAGGTCAAAGAAGGAACTGTATTTTTTGACCGTGGAATTCCGGATGTATTGGCTTACATGGACTGTTTTGATCAAAACTACGGCCCCACCTTTAGCAATGCCTGTAAGAGCCTTCGCTATAACAAGGTGTTTCTTATGCCACCTTGGAAAGAAATCCACATTTCGGACAACGAGCGTTTTGAAACCTTCGAAGAGTCCAAAAACATTTATGATTGTCTAAAAAAGGCTTATGAAAACTATTCGTATGAGGTAATTATAATTCCTATAGGAAGCGTAGCAGAAAGAGTTGATTTTGTTTTAAAACAAGTAAAGTCATTATAA
- a CDS encoding (4Fe-4S)-binding protein, with protein sequence MEKEIVKKYKKGDFSIVWKPKTCIHDGTCVRTLPNVYDPKGKPWIKQENASVQELKSQIENCPSGALSYEISSEQKTKETQMKSTKVLIKTNGPLLVYSDEIIIEQDGSEQKKERVASFCRCGASQNKPFCDGEHKKIGFEG encoded by the coding sequence ATGGAAAAAGAAATTGTAAAAAAATATAAAAAGGGGGATTTCAGCATCGTCTGGAAGCCAAAAACCTGTATACACGATGGCACCTGTGTAAGAACACTTCCCAATGTCTATGACCCAAAAGGCAAACCTTGGATAAAACAAGAAAACGCAAGTGTACAGGAGTTAAAATCACAAATTGAAAATTGCCCTTCTGGAGCATTGAGTTACGAAATATCAAGCGAACAAAAAACTAAAGAAACACAAATGAAGAGTACTAAGGTTCTTATAAAAACCAACGGACCACTTTTGGTCTATAGTGATGAAATAATAATAGAACAAGACGGTTCTGAACAGAAAAAAGAAAGAGTGGCCTCTTTTTGTCGCTGTGGTGCCTCACAAAACAAGCCATTTTGTGATGGGGAACATAAGAAAATAGGTTTTGAGGGTTAA
- the fmt gene encoding methionyl-tRNA formyltransferase, whose amino-acid sequence MNTSLNKKDKLRIVFMGTPEFAVTILDKLIQNDYDVVGVITSPDKPAGRGRKINKSAVKKYAESKGLNIIQPANLKAEDFLEELAALNANLQIVVAFRMLPRAVWEMPKYGTFNLHASLLPDYRGAAPINWAIINGETETGVTTFFIDDKIDTGEMVLQEKIGIGADDSAGDLHDKLMHLGADLVMETAKQIQNGNVVRTKQTFSDELRSAPKIHKNTCKIDWGKPGSQIYNHIRGLSPYPGSWTTLTNDGEEIFIKIYKVTKEEEKHGYNNGQIIFGKKEMKVAVKDGFINLLEIQLPGKRRMDIRDVLNGLKLSKSASMA is encoded by the coding sequence ATGAATACGAGCTTGAATAAAAAAGATAAACTAAGAATAGTTTTCATGGGCACTCCGGAGTTCGCAGTGACCATTCTCGACAAATTAATACAAAACGATTATGATGTTGTGGGGGTAATAACTTCACCAGATAAACCTGCTGGGAGAGGAAGAAAAATAAACAAATCGGCGGTTAAGAAATATGCCGAATCTAAAGGCTTGAACATAATACAACCCGCAAACCTGAAGGCCGAGGATTTTTTGGAAGAGCTTGCGGCATTAAATGCAAACTTGCAAATTGTTGTAGCATTTAGAATGCTACCAAGGGCAGTTTGGGAAATGCCAAAATACGGCACCTTTAATCTTCATGCATCTCTACTTCCTGATTATCGAGGTGCAGCACCCATTAATTGGGCAATCATTAATGGTGAAACAGAAACAGGGGTTACCACCTTCTTCATTGATGACAAAATAGATACCGGCGAGATGGTATTGCAAGAAAAAATAGGTATAGGTGCCGATGATTCTGCTGGTGACTTGCACGATAAACTTATGCACCTAGGTGCAGACCTTGTGATGGAAACTGCAAAACAAATACAGAATGGGAACGTTGTTCGTACCAAACAAACATTTAGTGACGAATTGCGGTCGGCACCAAAAATCCATAAAAACACCTGTAAGATAGATTGGGGTAAACCTGGATCTCAGATTTACAATCATATTCGAGGGTTAAGTCCTTACCCAGGATCTTGGACAACACTGACCAATGATGGAGAAGAAATTTTTATCAAAATCTATAAAGTCACCAAGGAAGAAGAAAAGCATGGTTATAACAATGGTCAAATCATTTTTGGTAAAAAGGAAATGAAAGTTGCTGTAAAAGATGGGTTCATAAATCTTTTGGAAATTCAACTTCCTGGTAAACGTAGAATGGATATCCGGGATGTTCTGAACGGTCTAAAATTGTCAAAATCTGCCTCAATGGCGTAA
- a CDS encoding HU family DNA-binding protein, producing MNKTELIDAMAADAGITKAAAKKSLESFLGNVEGSLKKGDRVSLVGFGSWSVSRRNAREGRNPSTGKTIQIAAKNVVKFKAGADLGKAVN from the coding sequence ATGAACAAAACAGAATTAATCGATGCAATGGCTGCTGACGCTGGCATCACAAAAGCCGCGGCTAAAAAGTCATTAGAATCTTTCTTAGGTAACGTTGAAGGTTCTCTTAAAAAAGGTGATCGTGTATCTTTAGTAGGTTTCGGATCTTGGTCTGTATCTAGAAGAAATGCAAGAGAAGGTAGAAATCCATCAACTGGAAAAACTATCCAAATTGCAGCTAAAAATGTTGTAAAGTTTAAAGCTGGA
- a CDS encoding DUF4290 domain-containing protein, producing MNLVENLEYNTERTQLIIPEYGRHFQKMVDHAVSIEDRDERNKVAKSIISVMGNLQPHLRDVPDFQHKLWDQLFIMSDFKLDVDSPFPITSKEVLRKRPEPLGYPQNFPKYRFYGNNIKRMIDVAVEWEKGDMRDGLEYAIANHMKKCYLNWNKDTVDDKAIFAHLFELSEGRIDLAKNDESLTDSGQFLKNRVAKTQRSNSGKKNQRNNNRGKKRY from the coding sequence TTGAATTTAGTAGAAAACTTAGAATATAATACTGAGCGAACGCAACTTATTATTCCCGAATATGGGCGTCATTTTCAGAAAATGGTAGATCATGCGGTATCTATTGAAGACCGCGATGAGCGCAATAAAGTAGCAAAATCCATTATAAGTGTAATGGGGAATTTGCAACCTCATTTGAGAGATGTACCAGATTTTCAGCATAAATTATGGGATCAATTGTTTATAATGTCCGATTTTAAATTGGATGTTGATTCTCCATTCCCCATTACTTCCAAAGAAGTATTAAGGAAGAGACCAGAACCTCTTGGTTATCCTCAAAATTTTCCGAAATATCGTTTTTATGGAAACAACATAAAACGTATGATCGATGTTGCCGTTGAATGGGAAAAGGGCGATATGAGGGATGGTTTGGAGTATGCGATTGCCAACCACATGAAAAAATGTTACTTAAACTGGAACAAAGATACTGTTGATGACAAGGCTATTTTTGCACATCTTTTTGAACTGAGTGAAGGGCGAATAGATCTTGCAAAGAATGACGAAAGCCTTACAGATAGTGGGCAATTTCTAAAAAATAGGGTAGCTAAGACACAGCGCAGTAACTCTGGTAAGAAAAATCAAAGAAACAACAATCGCGGAAAAAAGCGATACTAA
- a CDS encoding cryptochrome/photolyase family protein, whose product MNNKISVFWFRRDLRLEDNTGLLKALQGPTPVLPIFIFDTEILCQVPKNDARVNFIYNTIETLNTNIKKKHKSSIAIFHGKPIEIFNTLIKKHTIDAVFANHDYEPHALKRDTAIKELLANNSISFHTYKDQVIFEKNEIIKSDKSPYVVYTPYKNKWKENFDPKIHLKNSSNCLESNNFVNNTNLPFFELRDIGFESSSITVPEFIITITFIEGYETTRNYPGATNGTSKIGPHLRFGTVSIRKIVKHAINSDNKVFWNELIWREFFMQILWHFPNTVNNAFRPKYDRIEWRNNEAEFEKWKTGQTGYPLVDAGMRELNATGFMHNRVRMLTASFLCKHLLIDWRWGEAYFAEKLLDFDLSANVGNWQWAAGSGVDAAPYFRIFNPSTQIDKFDKQKTYVNQWVPELQEFNYPTQIVDHKFARERCLKVYKEALG is encoded by the coding sequence ATGAACAATAAAATATCAGTCTTTTGGTTTAGACGCGATTTACGACTTGAGGATAACACAGGTTTGCTTAAAGCCCTTCAAGGCCCTACACCAGTCTTGCCCATTTTCATTTTTGATACAGAAATACTTTGCCAAGTGCCTAAAAACGATGCGCGGGTAAATTTTATCTACAATACAATTGAAACTCTGAATACCAATATAAAAAAGAAACACAAGAGTTCAATTGCCATTTTCCATGGTAAGCCTATCGAAATATTCAATACTTTGATAAAGAAACACACCATAGATGCAGTATTTGCCAATCACGACTATGAACCCCATGCTCTTAAACGTGACACGGCAATAAAAGAACTGTTGGCAAATAATAGTATCTCTTTTCACACTTACAAGGACCAAGTGATTTTTGAAAAGAATGAAATCATCAAATCGGATAAAAGTCCTTATGTTGTCTATACACCGTATAAAAATAAATGGAAAGAAAATTTCGATCCTAAAATCCATTTAAAGAATTCTAGCAACTGCCTAGAATCCAACAATTTTGTCAATAATACTAACCTACCTTTTTTTGAACTACGTGATATAGGTTTTGAGTCTTCGTCAATCACGGTACCCGAGTTTATTATCACTATAACATTTATTGAAGGTTACGAAACAACTAGAAATTACCCTGGCGCGACCAATGGCACATCCAAAATAGGGCCTCATCTACGGTTTGGAACTGTTTCAATCCGAAAAATAGTGAAGCATGCAATTAATAGTGATAATAAAGTGTTTTGGAATGAATTGATATGGCGCGAATTCTTTATGCAAATACTTTGGCATTTCCCCAATACTGTCAACAATGCCTTTAGGCCAAAATATGACCGAATAGAATGGCGGAATAATGAGGCTGAGTTTGAAAAATGGAAAACCGGTCAAACAGGGTATCCTCTAGTAGACGCGGGAATGCGCGAGTTGAACGCAACAGGTTTTATGCACAATCGGGTTAGAATGTTGACGGCTAGCTTTTTATGCAAACATCTTTTGATAGATTGGCGATGGGGTGAGGCCTACTTTGCGGAGAAGCTTCTGGATTTTGATCTAAGCGCCAACGTTGGTAATTGGCAATGGGCAGCTGGTTCTGGAGTTGATGCCGCCCCATATTTTAGAATATTTAACCCTTCAACACAAATTGACAAATTCGACAAACAAAAGACTTATGTAAACCAATGGGTTCCCGAACTTCAAGAATTCAATTATCCTACACAAATCGTAGATCACAAATTTGCCCGCGAGCGCTGCCTGAAAGTTTATAAGGAAGCTCTCGGGTAA
- a CDS encoding ATP-dependent DNA helicase RecQ, whose translation MHKDPKSILEHYWGFKSFKGSQEKIINNVISERDVLALMPTGGGKSICFQVPALAKEGICIVVSPLIALIHNQVEALKSKGIKAIALTGGISFEEVNNLLDNCLFGNYKFLYLSPERLQQEIVRDRIQQMNVNLIAIDEAHCISQWGHDFRPAYLECSILREIIPSAPIITLTATATPKVARDIVENLKLINPLVVKDSFSRNNIAFSVVKEEDKRYSLRELCLTTKQSSIVYVRTRRMAQDLTNYLNANKCSASYFHGGLSKEEKKERLNKWLDNKTNTMVATNAFGMGIDKPDVELVVHYQIPDCIENYFQEAGRAGRNGNPAKAILLTNKNDEDQVKKQFLSVLPNISFIKLVYNKLNNYFQIPYGEGYDENFQLNFNGFCETYGLNPLITYNAFKILDQNSVLALSEAFSKKTSLRFITDKEQLFTYLEKNRNFADIIQTILRTYGGVFEFDTKINTTLIAKKAGVIEASVFETLRQLMTDNIIEYQEQNSDLELTFLVPREDDITINVFAHKVKALNETKVKNIESMLVYINNTKVCRSKQLLDYFGEKIQADCGKCDICKAKIPIDSDLKAFVSEELLKLLKNGGKSSRDLIKELVFDKQTILISIQSLLESGRIKINTLNEYELE comes from the coding sequence ATGCACAAGGACCCAAAATCAATCTTAGAACATTATTGGGGCTTTAAATCATTCAAAGGGTCCCAAGAAAAAATCATAAACAACGTTATTTCCGAAAGAGATGTACTGGCTTTAATGCCAACAGGTGGAGGTAAATCAATTTGTTTTCAAGTTCCTGCATTGGCGAAAGAAGGCATCTGTATTGTCGTATCTCCTTTAATCGCATTAATTCACAATCAAGTTGAAGCCCTAAAATCAAAAGGTATAAAAGCCATTGCTTTGACCGGTGGAATTTCCTTCGAAGAAGTAAACAACCTGCTCGACAATTGTCTCTTTGGAAATTATAAATTCCTATACCTCTCCCCTGAACGCTTACAGCAGGAAATAGTTAGAGATAGAATTCAGCAAATGAATGTAAATCTTATTGCCATTGATGAAGCACATTGTATCTCTCAATGGGGACATGATTTTAGACCAGCTTACCTTGAATGTTCGATATTAAGGGAAATTATCCCCTCTGCCCCTATTATTACCCTAACGGCAACTGCGACCCCCAAAGTTGCTCGTGATATTGTAGAAAATCTTAAGCTTATAAACCCATTAGTGGTTAAAGATTCGTTTTCCCGAAACAATATTGCTTTCTCAGTCGTCAAGGAAGAAGATAAAAGATATAGCCTAAGAGAACTTTGTCTTACAACCAAGCAGAGCTCAATTGTATATGTGCGCACCCGAAGAATGGCCCAAGACCTTACCAATTATCTGAACGCCAATAAATGTTCAGCTTCTTATTTTCATGGTGGGCTTTCAAAGGAAGAAAAAAAAGAGAGACTAAATAAATGGTTAGATAATAAAACCAACACCATGGTTGCAACCAATGCCTTTGGTATGGGTATAGACAAGCCAGATGTAGAGTTGGTAGTTCATTATCAAATTCCTGATTGTATTGAGAATTATTTTCAAGAAGCTGGTAGAGCTGGGAGAAATGGCAATCCTGCAAAGGCAATTCTTCTTACCAATAAAAATGATGAGGATCAAGTAAAAAAACAATTTTTAAGTGTATTGCCCAATATCTCTTTCATAAAATTGGTATACAACAAATTGAACAACTATTTTCAAATACCTTACGGTGAAGGCTATGATGAGAATTTTCAACTGAATTTCAATGGATTTTGTGAGACCTATGGTCTAAATCCTTTGATTACGTACAATGCTTTCAAGATTCTCGATCAAAATTCGGTTCTTGCACTATCAGAGGCATTCTCGAAGAAAACATCGCTGCGTTTTATAACAGATAAAGAACAGTTGTTCACTTACCTTGAAAAAAATAGAAATTTTGCCGATATTATTCAAACCATATTAAGAACGTATGGCGGTGTTTTTGAATTTGACACTAAAATCAATACGACATTGATTGCCAAAAAAGCTGGGGTAATTGAGGCTTCAGTCTTTGAAACCCTTAGGCAGTTAATGACGGACAATATTATTGAATACCAAGAACAGAATAGTGATTTAGAACTGACTTTTTTAGTTCCGCGTGAAGATGACATTACCATAAACGTCTTTGCCCATAAAGTAAAGGCCCTTAATGAGACAAAAGTCAAGAATATTGAAAGTATGTTAGTTTACATCAATAATACTAAAGTATGTCGCAGTAAACAGTTGCTCGATTATTTTGGGGAGAAAATTCAAGCTGATTGTGGCAAATGTGATATCTGCAAAGCGAAAATCCCTATTGATTCTGACCTAAAGGCCTTTGTGTCAGAAGAGTTATTGAAATTATTAAAGAATGGAGGCAAATCCTCTAGGGATTTAATAAAAGAATTGGTTTTTGATAAACAAACAATTCTTATCTCGATTCAAAGTCTGTTGGAATCAGGAAGAATCAAAATAAACACCCTAAATGAATACGAGCTTGAATAA
- a CDS encoding amidohydrolase, with protein sequence MKNTLFALSLLLTFSVSAQKLTKNKKALITSVEEHKKELIKISDSIWALAETAFEEYGSSEILANYAEKNGMKVERGVAGMPTAFIATYGSGSPVISILGEFDALPGISQKAQPTKQPLNDGAAGHGCGHNLFGAASLGAAIATKELIEQGKIKGTIKFFGTPSEEKFFGKIWMVRDGLWDDVDVNLSWHPSAKTEADVQSTLALVDFKVEFYGQAAHASGDPWNGRSASDALELYTTGINYYREHIKPTVRIHYHIQDGGQVVNVVPDYSKLWVRVRDTKRSGMMPVYEQVKKMAEGAAIMANVDYKISLISGIYEVLVNRSGGEIMQGNLELLGPLTYTAEETAFGKKIQEATGKPQVGMDSNIKPLLETKEHPGGGSTDVGDVSWNVPNINLGVTVAPKDTPWHSWAVVACGGMSIGHKGMVHAAKALGMTAVDLFENPKEVAKIKAEYKERKGNEVYEPIIPDGPPPIPENQSKK encoded by the coding sequence ATGAAAAATACATTATTCGCATTGTCCTTGCTTCTTACCTTCTCGGTCTCAGCACAAAAATTGACCAAGAACAAAAAGGCGCTCATAACTTCGGTGGAAGAACATAAAAAGGAATTGATAAAAATCAGCGACTCCATTTGGGCACTTGCTGAAACGGCTTTTGAAGAGTATGGTTCTTCGGAAATACTGGCAAATTATGCCGAAAAAAATGGAATGAAGGTTGAACGAGGTGTAGCTGGTATGCCTACAGCTTTTATCGCGACCTACGGGTCAGGAAGCCCTGTAATAAGTATTCTAGGGGAATTTGATGCCTTGCCCGGCATTTCGCAAAAGGCACAGCCCACCAAACAACCTCTTAATGATGGAGCTGCTGGTCATGGATGCGGCCATAACCTTTTCGGGGCAGCAAGTCTTGGTGCTGCAATCGCCACTAAAGAGCTAATTGAGCAAGGTAAAATTAAGGGGACGATCAAGTTCTTTGGTACTCCGTCCGAAGAAAAATTCTTTGGAAAGATATGGATGGTTCGAGATGGCCTTTGGGATGATGTTGATGTTAATTTAAGCTGGCACCCCTCTGCAAAAACTGAGGCTGATGTTCAGAGCACTTTGGCATTGGTAGATTTTAAAGTTGAGTTTTATGGACAGGCTGCACATGCCTCTGGGGATCCCTGGAATGGTAGAAGTGCTTCTGATGCTTTAGAACTTTACACTACCGGAATCAACTATTATAGAGAACATATTAAACCTACGGTCCGAATTCATTATCACATACAAGATGGCGGACAAGTGGTAAACGTAGTCCCTGATTATTCCAAACTTTGGGTGCGCGTACGGGACACCAAGCGAAGTGGTATGATGCCTGTCTATGAGCAGGTTAAAAAAATGGCGGAAGGGGCAGCCATAATGGCGAATGTTGATTATAAAATCTCTTTAATATCGGGAATTTATGAAGTATTGGTCAACAGATCTGGTGGTGAGATAATGCAAGGTAATTTAGAATTATTGGGTCCTTTGACATACACAGCTGAGGAAACTGCATTTGGAAAGAAAATTCAAGAAGCAACTGGCAAACCACAAGTAGGAATGGACAGCAATATTAAGCCCCTTCTTGAAACAAAAGAACATCCCGGAGGAGGTTCAACTGATGTTGGTGATGTAAGCTGGAACGTACCAAATATAAATCTTGGTGTAACAGTAGCTCCTAAGGATACCCCTTGGCATTCTTGGGCTGTTGTGGCTTGCGGAGGAATGAGCATAGGACACAAAGGAATGGTTCATGCGGCCAAGGCTTTGGGAATGACTGCCGTTGACTTATTTGAAAACCCAAAAGAAGTGGCCAAAATAAAAGCTGAATACAAGGAAAGAAAAGGTAATGAGGTCTATGAACCTATTATACCTGATGGTCCCCCACCTATTCCGGAGAACCAATCAAAAAAATAA
- a CDS encoding DUF493 family protein: protein MGAENPDEFYSRLKTQLNESTKWPSLYLYKFIVLTDTDKIRQVHSVFDNTGAVIDSKQSKNGKYTSLSIRVNLKNPDEVIAKYKEVGMIEGVISL from the coding sequence ATGGGTGCAGAAAATCCTGATGAGTTTTACAGTCGTCTAAAAACACAATTAAACGAGAGTACAAAATGGCCTTCATTATATCTATATAAGTTTATAGTTTTGACTGATACCGATAAGATTAGACAGGTACATTCAGTATTCGACAACACCGGTGCGGTGATTGATTCTAAACAGTCCAAAAATGGCAAGTACACCAGTCTTTCAATCAGGGTAAACCTTAAGAACCCTGATGAGGTGATTGCCAAATACAAGGAGGTAGGAATGATAGAGGGTGTTATATCATTATAA
- the murA gene encoding UDP-N-acetylglucosamine 1-carboxyvinyltransferase codes for MGTFKIEGGHQLSGEITPQGAKNEALQILCAVLLTAEKVTINNIPDIVDVNKLISLLEDLGVKIQKKGKGSYTFKADDVNLDYLQSDQFKEDGRGLRGSIMLVGPLLARFGKGYIPKPGGDKIGRRRLDTHFEGFINLGAKFRYNREEHFYGVEAEKLKGTYMLLDEASVTGTANIVMASVLAEGRTTIYNAACEPYLQQLCKMLNRMGANISGIGSNMLIIEGVKELGGTDHTMLPDMIEIGSWIGLAAMTKSELTIKNVSWDDLGQIPTVFRKLGITIEREGDDIHIPRHKDGYQIQNYIDGSILTIADAPWPGLTPDLLSIILVMATQARGEVLIHQKMFESRLFFVDKLIDMGAKIILCDPHRATVIGHDFKSSLKATTMVSPDIRAGVSLLIAALSAKGTSTIHNIEQIDRGYEDIDTRLRAIGARITRV; via the coding sequence ATGGGAACATTTAAAATTGAAGGCGGCCATCAGTTGTCCGGTGAAATTACACCTCAAGGCGCCAAAAACGAAGCATTGCAAATTCTTTGTGCTGTGCTTTTGACTGCTGAAAAAGTTACAATAAACAATATTCCAGACATTGTAGATGTAAATAAACTTATTTCCTTGCTTGAGGATTTGGGTGTGAAGATTCAAAAGAAAGGTAAAGGCTCATATACCTTTAAGGCAGATGATGTTAATCTTGATTATTTACAATCAGACCAGTTTAAAGAAGATGGTAGAGGCTTAAGAGGTTCAATCATGTTGGTAGGGCCGCTTTTAGCTCGTTTTGGCAAGGGATACATCCCCAAACCGGGTGGTGATAAAATTGGACGTAGAAGATTGGACACCCATTTTGAGGGATTCATCAACCTAGGCGCAAAGTTCCGTTATAATAGAGAAGAGCATTTTTATGGAGTAGAGGCAGAAAAACTCAAGGGAACTTATATGTTACTTGATGAGGCATCTGTTACGGGTACCGCCAATATTGTCATGGCTTCAGTTCTGGCAGAAGGTAGGACTACAATTTACAACGCAGCTTGCGAGCCTTATTTACAACAATTATGTAAAATGTTGAATCGTATGGGAGCCAATATTTCCGGTATTGGTTCAAACATGCTGATTATTGAAGGGGTTAAAGAATTGGGCGGTACGGATCATACCATGCTACCAGATATGATTGAGATAGGTAGCTGGATAGGTTTAGCGGCCATGACAAAAAGTGAACTGACCATTAAAAACGTAAGTTGGGATGACCTAGGACAAATACCCACTGTTTTTAGAAAACTCGGAATTACAATTGAACGAGAAGGTGATGATATTCATATTCCGCGCCATAAAGATGGTTATCAAATTCAAAATTATATCGATGGTTCAATCTTGACCATCGCAGACGCGCCTTGGCCGGGATTGACTCCTGATTTATTAAGCATAATCCTAGTGATGGCGACACAGGCTAGGGGTGAAGTACTCATCCACCAAAAAATGTTTGAAAGTAGATTGTTCTTCGTGGATAAACTTATTGATATGGGAGCAAAGATTATTTTATGCGACCCTCATAGAGCTACGGTAATTGGTCATGATTTTAAATCATCATTAAAAGCTACAACTATGGTTTCGCCAGATATTAGGGCAGGAGTTTCCCTTTTGATTGCAGCATTGTCTGCCAAAGGTACTTCAACCATTCATAATATTGAACAGATTGATAGGGGCTACGAAGATATAGATACCCGTTTAAGGGCTATAGGCGCTAGGATTACACGAGTATAA